Proteins co-encoded in one Actinobacillus succinogenes 130Z genomic window:
- the proS gene encoding proline--tRNA ligase: MRTSQYLFSTLKETPNDAQVVSHQLMLRAGMIRSMASGLYNWLPTGVKVLKKVENIIREEMNKGGAIEVLMPVVQSAELWQESGRWEQYGPELLRFSDRGNRDFVLGPTHEEVITDLVRREVSSYKQLPLNLYQIQTKFRDEVRPRFGVMRSREFVMKDAYSFHTTQESLQQTYEVMYQVYTNIFTRLGLDFRAVQADTGSIGGSASHEFQVLASSGEDDVVFSTESDFAANIELAEAIAVGERQAPGKAMELVDTPNAKTIAELVEQFNLPIEKTVKTLIVKGATEDAPLVALIIRGDHELNEIKAQKHPLVADPLEFADETEIKAKIGAGVGSLGPVNLNIPAIIDRSVALMSDFGAGANIDGKHYFNINWERDAAMPEAFDLRNVAEGDPSPDGKGTLQIKRGIEVGHIFQLGKKYSEAMNATVQGEDGKPLVMTMGCYGIGVTRVVAAAIEQHHDERGIIWPTDEIAPFTVAIVPMNMHKSESVRAFAEELYQTLKAQGVDVIFDDRKERPGVMFADMELIGVPHMVVIGEKNLDKGEIEYKNRRNGEKQMIAKDRLLAFLAENVKA, from the coding sequence ATGCGTACGAGTCAATATTTATTTTCAACTCTAAAAGAAACCCCGAATGACGCTCAGGTGGTGAGTCATCAGCTGATGTTGCGGGCGGGCATGATTCGGTCGATGGCGTCCGGTTTATACAATTGGCTGCCGACGGGCGTTAAAGTGTTGAAAAAAGTAGAAAATATTATTCGCGAAGAAATGAATAAGGGCGGTGCCATTGAAGTGTTAATGCCGGTGGTGCAATCGGCGGAATTATGGCAGGAATCCGGCCGTTGGGAACAATACGGTCCCGAGCTGCTGCGTTTCAGCGATCGCGGCAATCGCGATTTCGTACTCGGCCCGACTCACGAAGAAGTGATTACCGATTTGGTGCGCCGCGAAGTGTCTTCGTACAAGCAGTTGCCGTTGAATTTATATCAGATTCAAACCAAATTCCGCGATGAAGTTCGTCCGCGTTTCGGTGTGATGCGCTCCCGCGAATTTGTGATGAAAGATGCTTATTCTTTCCACACCACGCAAGAAAGCCTGCAACAGACTTATGAGGTGATGTATCAGGTTTATACCAATATTTTTACCCGGTTAGGTTTGGATTTCCGTGCGGTACAGGCGGACACCGGGTCTATCGGCGGTTCCGCTTCACATGAATTCCAGGTGTTGGCGTCCAGCGGTGAAGACGACGTAGTGTTTTCTACCGAAAGCGATTTCGCCGCCAATATCGAACTGGCGGAAGCGATTGCCGTGGGCGAACGTCAGGCGCCGGGCAAAGCCATGGAACTGGTGGACACGCCGAATGCCAAAACCATTGCGGAATTAGTGGAACAGTTCAATCTGCCGATTGAAAAAACCGTGAAAACCCTGATTGTTAAAGGTGCGACGGAAGACGCGCCGTTGGTGGCGTTAATTATTCGCGGCGATCATGAGCTGAACGAAATTAAAGCGCAAAAACATCCGCTGGTGGCGGATCCTCTTGAATTTGCCGACGAAACGGAAATTAAAGCGAAAATCGGCGCGGGCGTGGGCTCGTTAGGGCCGGTTAATCTGAATATTCCGGCGATTATCGACCGTTCCGTCGCCTTAATGTCCGATTTCGGCGCCGGCGCCAATATCGACGGCAAACATTATTTCAACATAAATTGGGAACGCGATGCGGCGATGCCGGAAGCGTTCGATCTGCGTAATGTGGCGGAAGGCGATCCGAGTCCGGACGGCAAAGGTACGCTACAAATCAAACGCGGTATCGAAGTGGGACATATTTTCCAGCTGGGCAAAAAATATTCTGAAGCCATGAACGCTACGGTGCAGGGAGAAGACGGCAAACCGTTGGTAATGACCATGGGTTGTTACGGAATCGGCGTCACCCGCGTGGTGGCGGCGGCGATTGAACAGCATCATGACGAACGTGGAATTATCTGGCCGACGGACGAAATTGCACCGTTCACCGTGGCAATCGTGCCGATGAATATGCACAAATCCGAGAGCGTGCGGGCGTTTGCGGAAGAATTGTATCAAACCCTGAAAGCGCAAGGCGTGGATGTCATTTTTGATGACCGCAAAGAACGCCCGGGCGTGATGTTCGCGGATATGGAACTTATCGGTGTGCCGCATATGGTGGTGATCGGCGAGAAAAATCTCGATAAAGGCGAAATCGAGTATAAAAACCGTCGAAACGGCGAAAAACAAATGATTGCTAAAGACCGGCTGCTGGCATTTTTAGCTGAAAACGTGAAAGCGTAA
- a CDS encoding anion permease: protein MDKKLIHYAIILAFPILTYIFPAPEGLSLIGWHVLGVYIGTIIALILKPFPAPPILLAAVAISAIMIGNTPAETVNGTKVALKQSVVLDGYKSGTTWLVFAAFAMSAAFVQTGLGRRIAYKMIGAFGSTTLRLGYVNALLDLLISPAMPSTTARGGGIMAPIMQSIAVSLGSEPFKSPRRVGHYLLLNTYMVVKTTGYITLTGMAPNAVALELMRPILHIDVNWTQWFIAACVPGFIALLLMPFVVYVLYKPELKEVDNKEIARKGLEEMGPMKTKEKILAVLFISAILGWVFSGVLHIAEFTVAISAMALIILTSVLTWEDMLKNRGGWTTLTWYGGLLGIAATLKQANFFEWLSVTMSTLIPASENSPLMITVFILILSVAVRYLFASGAAYVASMVPVFSAVGIAAGADPLFLALGLLFSNSYGSMVTHYGSAPAAVIYGLGYHDLKSFWITGGVCAVITLLIHVTIGFGWWSILENMNFFG from the coding sequence ATGGACAAAAAACTCATTCATTATGCCATCATTCTGGCATTTCCAATCTTAACCTATATTTTCCCCGCACCCGAAGGCTTGTCATTGATCGGGTGGCATGTGCTGGGGGTATATATCGGTACCATTATCGCTTTAATTCTGAAACCCTTCCCGGCTCCGCCGATTTTATTGGCGGCGGTCGCGATTTCCGCCATTATGATTGGCAACACGCCGGCGGAAACCGTAAACGGTACAAAAGTGGCGTTGAAACAGTCCGTGGTATTGGACGGCTATAAATCAGGCACAACCTGGTTGGTATTCGCCGCTTTCGCTATGAGCGCCGCTTTCGTACAAACGGGTTTGGGGCGTCGTATCGCCTATAAAATGATCGGCGCTTTCGGTAGCACCACATTACGTCTGGGTTATGTAAATGCCTTATTGGATTTATTGATTTCCCCGGCTATGCCGTCCACTACGGCACGCGGCGGCGGTATTATGGCGCCGATTATGCAGTCTATCGCCGTGTCGCTCGGTTCGGAACCGTTTAAATCGCCGCGCAGAGTAGGTCACTACTTATTGTTGAATACCTATATGGTGGTGAAGACAACCGGTTATATCACTTTAACCGGGATGGCGCCGAATGCGGTGGCGTTGGAGTTAATGCGCCCGATTCTGCATATTGATGTGAATTGGACGCAATGGTTTATCGCCGCTTGCGTACCGGGCTTCATCGCCTTACTGTTAATGCCGTTTGTGGTCTATGTACTTTACAAACCCGAATTGAAAGAGGTGGATAACAAAGAAATTGCCCGCAAAGGTTTGGAAGAAATGGGGCCGATGAAAACCAAAGAAAAAATCCTTGCAGTGCTGTTTATCAGTGCAATTTTAGGTTGGGTATTTTCCGGTGTCCTGCACATTGCCGAATTTACTGTGGCAATTTCGGCAATGGCATTGATTATTCTCACTTCCGTACTGACATGGGAGGATATGCTTAAAAACAGAGGCGGCTGGACGACCTTGACCTGGTACGGCGGCTTGTTGGGTATCGCGGCGACATTGAAACAGGCGAATTTTTTCGAATGGTTATCCGTCACCATGAGTACGCTTATTCCGGCGAGTGAAAACAGTCCGTTGATGATTACCGTCTTTATACTAATTCTCAGCGTTGCCGTACGTTACCTGTTCGCATCGGGTGCCGCTTATGTGGCGTCTATGGTGCCGGTTTTCTCCGCCGTGGGAATTGCTGCGGGGGCGGATCCGTTATTCCTGGCGTTGGGATTGTTATTTTCAAACAGCTACGGCAGTATGGTAACGCACTACGGTTCGGCGCCGGCGGCGGTGATTTACGGTTTGGGTTACCATGATTTGAAATCGTTCTGGATTACCGGCGGTGTTTGTGCCGTGATTACATTGCTTATTCATGTAACTATCGGTTTCGGTTGGTGGTCAATCCTTGAAAACATGAACTTCTTCGGTTAA
- a CDS encoding 4-oxalomesaconate tautomerase: MMKRIPCMIIRGGTSKGLYFLKQDLPADIGERDKFLMTVMGSGDATQINGLGGATSVTSKVAIVSKSDKEGVDLDYLFAQVGIDKKVVDTAPSCGNILSGIVCFASEKGLIELQDGITTVVVNNVNTNSIIEVSAETPNKQLKFDGTAEVSGVPGSGSPVNLNFSQIEGAKTGKIFPTGNKQDNINGYNVTCIDVAMPMVLFNAADLGLTGKESKAELDADKALFDIIEPIRRKAGEMMGLGDVSEKVIPKMGILSAPAGKGNITSRYFVPDKCHASHAVTGSICVSAASKIEGTVASALYKDTGSVVTIEHPSGFISVDIVCEPDGNSYKFTRAALVRTARPLMIGEVFYDETLLK, from the coding sequence ATGATGAAACGTATTCCTTGTATGATTATTCGCGGTGGTACGTCCAAAGGTCTGTATTTTCTGAAACAAGATTTGCCGGCCGATATTGGGGAGCGGGATAAATTTCTGATGACAGTGATGGGTTCCGGCGACGCCACCCAGATTAACGGACTGGGCGGAGCCACCAGCGTAACCAGCAAAGTCGCCATTGTGTCAAAATCCGATAAAGAGGGCGTCGATTTGGATTATCTTTTCGCCCAGGTGGGAATTGACAAAAAAGTGGTGGATACCGCACCTTCGTGCGGCAACATTTTGTCCGGTATCGTGTGTTTCGCCAGTGAAAAAGGGTTAATCGAACTACAGGACGGCATAACCACAGTAGTGGTAAACAACGTTAATACCAACAGTATTATTGAAGTGTCGGCGGAAACCCCGAACAAACAATTGAAATTCGACGGCACGGCGGAAGTGTCCGGCGTGCCGGGCTCCGGTTCTCCGGTAAATCTGAATTTCAGTCAAATCGAAGGGGCGAAAACCGGTAAAATTTTTCCGACCGGCAATAAACAGGATAATATCAACGGCTATAATGTGACCTGCATTGATGTCGCTATGCCGATGGTGTTATTTAATGCGGCGGATTTGGGGTTAACCGGTAAAGAAAGTAAAGCCGAACTGGATGCCGATAAAGCGCTGTTTGACATTATCGAACCCATTCGCCGTAAAGCGGGGGAAATGATGGGACTGGGCGACGTGTCGGAAAAAGTGATTCCGAAAATGGGTATTCTTTCCGCACCGGCAGGCAAAGGCAACATTACGTCCCGCTATTTCGTACCGGATAAGTGCCATGCAAGTCATGCGGTAACCGGTTCCATTTGCGTATCGGCGGCCTCAAAAATCGAAGGTACGGTGGCTTCCGCATTGTATAAAGACACGGGTAGCGTGGTAACTATCGAACATCCTTCCGGTTTTATCAGTGTAGACATTGTGTGTGAACCGGACGGTAACAGCTATAAATTCACCCGCGCCGCTTTAGTACGTACCGCCCGCCCGTTAATGATCGGCGAAGTGTTCTACGATGAAACCTTGTTGAAATAA
- the acnB gene encoding bifunctional aconitate hydratase 2/2-methylisocitrate dehydratase: MSNFLAQYQSHVDERAALGIVPKPLDAEQTGQLVELLKNPVVGRESELLSLFENRIPAGVDDAAKVKAEFLTEIVNGRESSPLISPEHAVELLGTMSGGYNVQPLIDLLDNARFAPLAVKALSFTLLIFDNFNAVAEKAKQGNTFAEQVLQSWADAEWFTSRPKLADKITLTVFKVLGETNTDDLSPAQEAWCRSDIPLHANAMLKMPREGIEPDQPGSVGPLKQLAALKSKGFPLVYVGDVVGTGSSRKSATNSVLWHMGDDIPFIPNKRTGGFVFGGKIAPIFFNTAEDSGALPLELDVTALNMGDVIDVYPYERKICKHGCQEVLATFNYKTEGLLDEVRAGGRIPLIIGRSLTAKARAELGLPESDVFVKAPEMPDTGKGFTLAQKMVGKACGVDGVRAGQYCEPFMASVGSQDTTGTMTRDELKDLACLKFSAPLVMQSFCHTAPYPKPSDVVTHKTLPEFITSRGGIALRPGDGVIHSWLNRMLLPFTVGTGGDSHTRFPIGISFPAGSGLVAFAAATGIMPLDMPESVLVRFTGSMQKGITLRDLVHAIPYFAIKQGLLTVEKENKKNVFSGRILEIEGLETLTAEQAFELADATAERSAAACTVKLNESSIAEYLRSNIVLLKSMIADGYSDAKALENRVKAMEEWLANPEMLEADADAEYAAVLDINMDEIKEPILCVPNDPDDARLLSEVQGNKIDEVFIGSCMTNIGHFRAAGKLLGELNGELNTRLWLAPPTKMDAAKLSEEGYYNIYGRTGARTEMPGCSLCMGNQARVRPNSSVVSTSTRNFPNRLGQGAQVYLASAELAAVAAILGRLPTSEEYFNAVADLNSRKDEVYRYLNFDRLPSYIEKAGQVIFQTGA, translated from the coding sequence ATGTCTAATTTCTTAGCTCAATATCAATCACATGTTGATGAACGCGCTGCATTGGGAATTGTTCCGAAACCGTTAGATGCGGAACAGACCGGACAGCTTGTCGAGTTACTCAAAAATCCGGTAGTCGGAAGGGAAAGCGAATTACTTTCGTTATTTGAAAACCGCATACCTGCGGGTGTCGATGATGCCGCTAAGGTCAAAGCCGAATTTTTGACAGAAATCGTGAATGGTCGGGAATCCAGCCCGTTAATTTCACCGGAACATGCGGTAGAATTACTCGGAACCATGAGCGGCGGATACAATGTTCAACCGTTAATAGATTTACTGGATAATGCCAGATTCGCTCCGCTTGCCGTCAAAGCCCTTTCTTTTACCCTCTTGATTTTTGATAACTTCAACGCCGTTGCCGAAAAAGCGAAACAAGGCAATACGTTCGCCGAACAGGTATTGCAATCCTGGGCGGACGCCGAATGGTTTACTTCCCGTCCGAAATTAGCCGATAAAATCACACTCACGGTTTTTAAAGTATTAGGCGAAACCAATACCGATGATCTTTCTCCTGCGCAGGAAGCCTGGTGTCGTTCGGATATTCCGCTGCATGCCAATGCCATGTTAAAAATGCCTCGTGAGGGAATCGAACCGGATCAACCGGGATCTGTCGGTCCGTTAAAACAGCTTGCCGCATTAAAATCGAAAGGTTTTCCGCTGGTTTATGTAGGGGATGTGGTCGGTACCGGTTCGTCCCGTAAATCCGCAACGAATTCCGTGCTGTGGCATATGGGGGACGATATTCCGTTTATTCCGAATAAACGGACCGGCGGTTTCGTATTCGGCGGTAAGATTGCCCCGATTTTCTTTAATACGGCGGAAGATTCCGGCGCATTACCGCTGGAATTAGATGTTACCGCACTGAATATGGGGGATGTGATCGACGTTTATCCGTACGAACGGAAAATCTGTAAACATGGCTGTCAGGAAGTACTCGCAACTTTCAATTATAAAACCGAAGGATTGTTGGACGAAGTCCGTGCCGGCGGCCGTATTCCGTTGATTATCGGACGCAGTTTAACCGCCAAAGCCCGGGCCGAACTCGGGTTGCCTGAAAGCGATGTATTCGTCAAGGCACCGGAGATGCCTGATACGGGTAAAGGTTTTACCCTTGCCCAGAAAATGGTAGGCAAAGCCTGTGGCGTAGACGGCGTGCGTGCCGGTCAATATTGCGAACCCTTTATGGCTTCTGTGGGATCGCAGGATACGACGGGAACGATGACGCGGGATGAATTAAAAGATTTAGCCTGTTTAAAATTCTCTGCTCCGTTGGTTATGCAGTCGTTCTGCCATACTGCGCCTTATCCGAAACCAAGCGATGTGGTAACCCATAAAACGCTGCCCGAATTTATCACCAGCCGCGGCGGTATCGCACTGCGTCCGGGCGACGGTGTTATCCATTCCTGGTTAAACCGCATGTTGTTACCGTTCACGGTAGGAACCGGCGGTGACTCGCATACCCGTTTTCCTATCGGTATTTCGTTCCCTGCGGGATCGGGGTTGGTCGCATTTGCCGCCGCAACGGGTATTATGCCGTTAGATATGCCGGAATCCGTATTAGTGCGTTTCACCGGAAGCATGCAAAAAGGCATTACTTTACGTGATTTGGTACATGCCATTCCGTATTTTGCCATCAAGCAAGGCCTATTAACCGTTGAAAAAGAGAACAAGAAAAACGTGTTCTCCGGTCGGATTCTGGAGATCGAAGGGTTAGAAACGCTAACCGCCGAACAGGCGTTCGAATTGGCGGATGCGACGGCGGAACGTTCGGCCGCCGCATGTACGGTGAAATTGAACGAAAGTTCTATTGCCGAATATCTTCGTTCCAATATCGTATTATTGAAAAGCATGATTGCCGACGGTTATAGCGATGCGAAAGCACTGGAGAACCGTGTAAAGGCAATGGAAGAATGGTTGGCGAATCCGGAAATGCTGGAAGCGGATGCCGACGCCGAATACGCGGCGGTGCTCGATATCAACATGGACGAAATCAAAGAACCGATTCTCTGCGTACCGAACGACCCGGACGATGCCCGCTTATTATCCGAAGTACAGGGCAATAAAATTGACGAAGTCTTCATCGGTTCCTGTATGACAAATATCGGACACTTCCGTGCGGCGGGTAAATTACTCGGCGAATTAAACGGCGAACTCAATACCCGTTTATGGCTTGCTCCGCCGACCAAAATGGACGCGGCGAAATTATCGGAAGAAGGTTATTATAATATCTACGGACGCACCGGCGCGCGGACGGAAATGCCGGGATGTTCGCTCTGTATGGGTAACCAAGCCCGTGTACGCCCTAATTCTTCCGTGGTATCCACCTCAACCCGAAACTTCCCGAACCGTTTGGGGCAAGGGGCGCAGGTTTACCTGGCTTCTGCGGAACTGGCCGCCGTCGCCGCAATTCTCGGTCGCCTGCCGACATCGGAAGAGTACTTCAATGCCGTAGCGGATTTGAATAGCCGAAAAGACGAGGTTTACCGTTATCTTAACTTCGATCGGTTACCGAGCTATATCGAAAAAGCCGGGCAGGTTATTTTTCAAACCGGAGCTTAA
- a CDS encoding GntR family transcriptional regulator produces MLQSYDINYAQASRMPRYIQIKYRLQQFLAEENWLFDKAIPSEQELANEYGVSIGTIRKAVEGLVEEGVLIKHQGKGTFLKHPAFIKSSMIRFYPSRDEKGEVSTPTGIVKTVKRIAPNQEINKILDLPPDAPLIYLERVRMDGDTVILSDKIWLSEERFGSFLDLSLAQFPSLLYPFYFEHCGQMVISAKEQMNFLLNYSDPYLTDNREKAVVRIRRTAKGLDGSIIEYRETYGLAENYYYETTIT; encoded by the coding sequence ATGTTACAAAGTTATGACATTAATTATGCTCAAGCGAGCAGAATGCCACGTTATATTCAGATAAAATATCGACTGCAACAATTTTTGGCTGAAGAAAACTGGTTATTTGATAAAGCCATCCCGAGCGAACAAGAACTCGCTAACGAATACGGCGTATCTATCGGGACCATCCGTAAAGCGGTTGAGGGGCTGGTTGAAGAAGGCGTGTTAATCAAACACCAGGGGAAGGGCACATTTTTAAAACATCCGGCATTCATTAAATCCTCCATGATCCGTTTTTATCCCTCTCGGGACGAAAAGGGTGAAGTCAGCACGCCTACGGGTATAGTCAAAACGGTAAAACGTATTGCGCCGAATCAAGAAATCAACAAAATTCTAGATTTGCCGCCGGACGCACCGCTTATTTATCTGGAACGGGTACGCATGGACGGGGATACCGTAATTCTAAGCGATAAGATTTGGTTGTCGGAAGAACGTTTCGGCAGTTTTCTCGATTTATCTTTAGCGCAATTTCCCAGCCTGCTCTATCCGTTCTACTTTGAACACTGCGGGCAAATGGTTATCTCGGCCAAAGAGCAAATGAACTTTTTATTAAACTACAGCGACCCGTATTTAACCGACAACCGGGAAAAAGCCGTCGTCCGTATCCGCCGCACCGCCAAAGGTCTGGACGGCAGTATTATTGAATACCGTGAAACTTACGGTTTGGCGGAAAACTATTATTACGAAACAACCATTACCTAA
- a CDS encoding glutathione S-transferase family protein: MKLYYLKGACSLVPHIALEWIGKPFEAVEVSHEQIKSPEYLALNPQGVVPLLQDGDFVLSQNVAILSYLDALYPDAKLFGSVTVQDKAKAMKWLAFCNADLHKAFGPVFRPPVYAQGDDELLTRIRQTAGRQILDLLAIADDCLAKQIFLGERISVADAYLYVELRWCKGLGLDYGHLRNLEAFYRRVSENVGVQAALKAQGLPV, encoded by the coding sequence ATGAAACTATATTATTTAAAAGGCGCCTGTTCGCTGGTTCCGCATATTGCTCTGGAGTGGATCGGTAAACCCTTTGAAGCCGTGGAAGTCAGCCATGAACAAATTAAATCGCCGGAGTATTTGGCGTTGAACCCGCAAGGCGTCGTGCCGTTATTACAGGACGGTGATTTTGTGTTGTCGCAAAACGTTGCGATTCTGAGCTATTTGGATGCGCTCTATCCGGATGCCAAATTATTCGGCAGCGTTACCGTGCAGGATAAAGCCAAGGCGATGAAATGGCTGGCATTTTGTAACGCCGATTTGCACAAAGCTTTCGGACCGGTATTCCGTCCGCCGGTTTATGCGCAAGGCGATGACGAATTATTGACCCGCATCCGCCAAACCGCCGGTCGGCAAATCCTGGATTTATTAGCCATTGCCGATGATTGTTTGGCTAAACAGATTTTCTTAGGCGAACGTATTTCCGTCGCCGATGCGTACCTTTACGTAGAATTGCGTTGGTGCAAAGGTTTGGGATTGGATTACGGTCACTTACGCAACCTCGAAGCTTTTTACCGACGGGTAAGTGAAAATGTCGGAGTACAGGCCGCATTAAAAGCTCAGGGACTACCGGTTTAA
- the lysA gene encoding diaminopimelate decarboxylase produces the protein MDFFHYKNHKLYAEDCEITQLAEQFGTPLYVYSKATLERHWHAFDDAFGDYPHLICFAVKSNSNIAVLQTMARLGSGFDIVSQGELERVLAAGGDPGKVVFSGVAKTETEITRALEVGIRCFNVESIPELYRINEVAGKLGKIAPISLRVNPDVDAHTHPYISTGLKENKFGVSVDQAREVYRRAAELPHIAVTGMDCHIGSQLTELQPFLDAADRLVVLMEQLKQDGVQLKHLDLGGGLGVTYSNETPPHPTDYATALLQKLQAYNLEIILEPGRAICANAGVLVTKVEYLKSNETHNFAIVDAGMNDMIRPALYEAYMNIIEADRTLPRAKAVYDVVGPICETSDFLGKKRELAIAAGDYLVQRSAGAYGASMSSNYNSRPRTAEVMVDGDKAFLIRRRESYQNLWQLENLLP, from the coding sequence ATGGATTTTTTCCACTATAAAAACCATAAACTTTACGCCGAAGATTGTGAGATTACTCAACTGGCGGAACAATTCGGCACGCCGCTTTACGTTTATTCAAAAGCCACATTGGAACGTCACTGGCACGCTTTTGACGACGCCTTCGGCGATTACCCCCATTTAATCTGTTTTGCTGTGAAATCCAATTCGAATATCGCCGTTTTACAAACTATGGCACGCTTGGGATCCGGATTCGACATCGTTTCCCAAGGCGAATTAGAACGCGTGCTGGCGGCAGGCGGCGATCCGGGCAAAGTGGTTTTTTCCGGCGTGGCGAAAACTGAAACGGAAATTACCCGCGCGCTGGAAGTCGGTATTCGTTGTTTTAACGTAGAAAGTATTCCGGAATTGTATCGGATTAACGAGGTTGCCGGTAAACTAGGAAAAATCGCACCGATTTCCCTGCGGGTAAATCCTGATGTGGATGCCCATACTCACCCTTATATTTCCACCGGTTTAAAAGAAAATAAATTCGGTGTCAGCGTCGATCAGGCGCGCGAAGTGTATCGACGGGCGGCCGAATTGCCGCATATCGCCGTCACCGGAATGGATTGCCATATCGGTTCCCAATTAACGGAATTGCAACCGTTTTTAGATGCGGCGGATCGTCTCGTGGTATTAATGGAACAGCTGAAACAGGACGGCGTTCAGTTAAAACACTTGGATTTAGGCGGCGGTTTGGGCGTGACTTATAGTAATGAAACGCCGCCTCATCCTACCGATTATGCAACGGCATTGTTACAGAAATTGCAGGCTTATAATCTTGAGATTATTCTTGAGCCTGGCCGTGCCATTTGTGCCAATGCCGGCGTGCTGGTAACAAAAGTGGAATATCTTAAATCCAACGAAACCCATAATTTTGCCATCGTCGATGCCGGTATGAACGATATGATTCGTCCCGCTTTGTACGAAGCTTACATGAATATCATCGAAGCCGACCGTACTTTGCCGCGTGCAAAAGCGGTTTATGACGTGGTGGGGCCTATCTGTGAAACCTCGGATTTCTTAGGCAAAAAACGCGAACTTGCAATTGCCGCCGGCGATTATTTAGTGCAACGTTCCGCCGGGGCATACGGCGCCAGTATGAGTTCGAACTATAACTCGCGTCCCCGTACCGCCGAAGTGATGGTAGACGGCGATAAAGCTTTTTTAATCCGCCGTCGCGAAAGTTACCAAAACCTTTGGCAATTAGAAAACCTATTACCGTAA
- a CDS encoding diacylglycerol kinase: MYDKTTGLTHLINAAKYSLQGLQSAVKNEAAFRHELLLGVVFVPLAFWLADDKTELVLMLASYFIVLIVELLNSALECTVDRIGTERHELSGRAKDQGSAAVFVALVNFVVTWSVLLIF; the protein is encoded by the coding sequence ATGTATGACAAAACCACAGGTTTAACCCATTTGATTAACGCCGCCAAATACTCGTTACAAGGGCTACAAAGTGCGGTCAAAAACGAAGCGGCTTTTCGCCACGAATTGCTGCTCGGTGTCGTGTTTGTTCCTCTCGCTTTCTGGCTGGCGGACGACAAAACCGAGCTGGTATTGATGCTTGCTTCTTACTTTATCGTACTGATCGTAGAATTACTTAACAGTGCGCTGGAATGTACAGTAGATCGTATCGGTACCGAACGTCACGAATTGTCCGGTCGCGCGAAAGATCAGGGATCTGCCGCCGTCTTTGTTGCATTGGTGAATTTTGTGGTCACTTGGTCGGTTTTATTGATTTTTTAA